From Solanum lycopersicum chromosome 8, SLM_r2.1, the proteins below share one genomic window:
- the LOC138337969 gene encoding uncharacterized protein yields MEGEQVLLKVSPMKGVMRFGKRGKLSPRYIGPFEVLKRIGVVAYELALPPGLSGVHPVFHVSMLKRYHGDGNYIIRWDSVLLDENWSYEEEPVAILDREVRKLRSREIASIKVQWKNRPVEEDTLEKEADM; encoded by the coding sequence atggagggtgaacaagtcttactgaaggtttcgcccatgaaaggggtgatgcggtttggaaaaaggggtaaactaagcccaaggtatattggtcccttcgaggtCCTGAAGCGCATAGGGgtggtggcttatgagttagccttgcctccagggctgtccggagtgcatccggtattccatgtgtctatgttgaaaagataccatggggatggaaactatattattcgttgggattcagtgctGCTCGATGAAAATtggtcttatgaggaggagcctgtggctattttagatagagaagttcgcaagttgaggtcaagggagattgcatccatcaaagttcaatggaagaatcgacccgtcgaAGAAGACACTttggagaaagaggctgatatgtga